A region from the Amycolatopsis camponoti genome encodes:
- a CDS encoding ABC transporter ATP-binding protein, with the protein MIEATGLTKRYGKTLAVNNLSFSVAAGQVTGFLGPNGAGKSTTMRMILGLDNPTGGQVTIGGKKYHQLKEPLRTVGALLDAKWVHPNRSARAHLQWMAKSNRIPNSRVDEVLDTVGLTSVAGKRAGGFSLGMSQRLGIAAALLGDPEVLLFDEPVNGLDPEGILWIRKFMHRLAEEGRTVFVSSHLLSEMALTASNLVVIGRGQLISQSTTEEFVSRAAENTVKVRSPQLAELREVLQRASAGIAEEANALVVSGMDSDKIGEIAAANRIVLHELSPQTGSLEQAFMQITGDSVEYHTGLDAEAHHVLESAK; encoded by the coding sequence ATGATCGAGGCAACCGGCCTCACCAAGCGGTACGGAAAGACACTGGCGGTGAACAACCTGTCGTTCTCCGTGGCCGCGGGTCAGGTCACCGGCTTCCTCGGCCCGAACGGGGCGGGCAAGTCCACCACCATGCGCATGATCCTGGGCCTGGACAACCCCACGGGGGGCCAGGTCACCATCGGGGGCAAGAAGTACCACCAGCTCAAGGAACCGCTGCGCACGGTCGGCGCGCTGCTCGACGCGAAGTGGGTGCACCCCAACCGCTCGGCGCGCGCCCACCTGCAGTGGATGGCGAAGTCCAACCGCATCCCGAACAGCCGCGTCGACGAGGTGCTCGACACCGTCGGCCTGACGAGCGTCGCCGGCAAGCGCGCCGGCGGGTTCTCACTCGGCATGTCGCAGCGGCTCGGCATCGCGGCCGCCCTGCTGGGCGATCCCGAGGTGCTGTTGTTCGACGAGCCGGTGAACGGCCTCGACCCGGAGGGCATCCTCTGGATCCGGAAGTTCATGCACCGGCTGGCCGAGGAAGGCCGCACGGTCTTCGTGTCGAGCCACCTGCTTTCGGAGATGGCGCTGACCGCGAGCAACCTCGTGGTGATCGGCCGCGGGCAGCTGATCTCGCAGTCCACCACCGAGGAATTCGTCTCCCGCGCCGCGGAGAACACCGTCAAGGTGCGCTCGCCGCAGCTGGCCGAGCTGCGCGAGGTCCTGCAGCGCGCCAGCGCCGGGATCGCGGAGGAAGCGAACGCGCTCGTGGTCTCCGGGATGGACAGCGACAAGATCGGGGAGATCGCCGCTGCCAACCGGATCGTGCTGCACGAGCTGAGCCCGCAGACCGGTTCGCTCGAACAGGCCTTCATGCAGATCACCGGCGACTCCGTCGAGTACCACACCGGTCTCGACGCCGAGGCGCACCACGTGCTCGAGTCCGCCAAGTAA
- a CDS encoding ABC transporter permease, with the protein MNLLAVERIKLFSTRSPWWCALITLVLAIGFAAIIAGATSADSQLTTSATLFGGTQFGIAVVMVLAALAVTTEYRFNTIRTTFQAVPHRSPALVAKAIVVALVALVIGELAAFGALGLGILMRPNDNLGLHTSQDWMNVAGLGPVFAISAVLAVALGILIRHSAGAIALLLIYYLAVEELVQLIPKIGHTIHEWLPFNVANKFLRGSAVVDGPPPSDSPLSPGWALAYFAGIAIVFLLVALGVAKKRDA; encoded by the coding sequence ATGAACCTGCTCGCGGTAGAACGCATCAAGCTGTTCTCCACCCGCTCGCCGTGGTGGTGCGCCCTCATCACGCTCGTGCTGGCCATCGGCTTCGCCGCCATCATCGCCGGCGCGACGTCGGCCGACTCCCAGCTCACGACGTCCGCCACGCTGTTCGGCGGCACCCAGTTCGGCATCGCCGTCGTCATGGTGCTCGCCGCGCTCGCGGTGACCACCGAATACCGCTTCAACACCATCCGCACGACGTTCCAGGCCGTGCCGCACCGCTCGCCGGCGCTGGTCGCCAAGGCGATCGTCGTGGCGCTGGTCGCGCTGGTCATCGGCGAGCTCGCCGCGTTCGGCGCACTGGGCCTCGGCATCCTGATGCGGCCGAACGACAACCTCGGCCTGCACACGTCGCAGGACTGGATGAACGTCGCGGGCCTCGGCCCGGTGTTCGCCATCAGCGCCGTGCTCGCCGTGGCGCTCGGGATCCTCATCCGGCACAGCGCCGGGGCCATCGCACTGCTGCTCATCTACTACTTGGCCGTGGAAGAGCTGGTGCAGCTGATCCCGAAGATCGGGCACACCATCCACGAGTGGCTGCCGTTCAACGTGGCGAACAAGTTCCTGCGCGGCTCGGCGGTCGTCGACGGCCCGCCGCCGTCGGACTCGCCGCTGAGCCCGGGCTGGGCGCTGGCGTACTTCGCCGGCATCGCGATCGTGTTCCTGCTCGTCGCACTCGGGGTTGCGAAGAAGCGGGACGCCTAG
- a CDS encoding ABC transporter ATP-binding protein, with the protein MIEANALTKRYGPTTAVNELTFTARSGRVTGFLGPNGAGKSTTMRLILGLDSPDAGTALIDGVPYRQLEDPLRTVGAMLDATWRHPGRSGRDHLRWLAATNGLPEKRVDEVLALVGLTSAAGRRAGQYSLGMLQRLGIACTLLGDPRVLLFDEPVNGLDPEGMAWIRRLLHALAAEGRTVFVSSHLLPEMAQTAQDLVVIGRGRLIYQGTMDDFIAQTSEHGVRVRTPHPDELRAALTGQAEFTETDGTFVVSGLDSDRIGQLAFEAGATLHELSPITGSLEQAYLDLTREAVEFAMPATSPSEAAR; encoded by the coding sequence GTGATCGAAGCGAACGCCCTGACCAAGCGGTACGGCCCCACCACCGCGGTCAACGAGCTGACGTTCACCGCGCGGTCGGGGCGCGTCACCGGCTTCCTCGGCCCGAACGGCGCCGGCAAGTCCACCACCATGCGGCTGATCCTCGGCCTCGACTCGCCCGACGCGGGCACGGCGCTCATCGACGGCGTCCCGTACCGGCAGCTGGAAGATCCACTCAGGACGGTCGGCGCGATGCTGGACGCCACCTGGCGCCACCCCGGCCGCAGCGGGCGTGACCACCTCCGCTGGCTGGCCGCGACCAACGGCCTCCCCGAGAAGCGCGTCGACGAGGTGCTCGCCCTGGTCGGGCTGACGAGCGCCGCCGGCCGCCGCGCCGGGCAGTACTCCCTCGGCATGCTGCAGCGGCTCGGGATCGCCTGCACGCTGCTCGGCGACCCGCGCGTGCTCCTGTTCGACGAGCCGGTGAACGGCCTCGACCCCGAGGGCATGGCCTGGATCCGGCGGCTGCTGCACGCGCTGGCCGCCGAGGGCCGGACGGTGTTCGTCTCCAGCCACCTGCTGCCCGAGATGGCGCAGACCGCGCAGGACCTGGTCGTGATCGGCCGGGGCCGGCTGATCTACCAGGGCACCATGGACGACTTCATCGCGCAGACGAGTGAACACGGGGTCCGCGTGCGCACCCCACACCCGGACGAGCTGCGGGCCGCGCTGACCGGGCAGGCGGAGTTCACCGAGACCGACGGCACCTTCGTCGTGTCCGGGTTGGACAGTGACCGGATCGGGCAGCTCGCCTTCGAAGCCGGGGCGACGCTGCACGAGCTGAGCCCGATCACCGGCTCGCTCGAGCAGGCCTACCTCGACCTCACCCGCGAAGCCGTCGAGTTCGCGATGCCTGCCACGTCTCCCTCGGAGGCCGCCCGATGA
- the trmB gene encoding tRNA (guanosine(46)-N7)-methyltransferase TrmB → MENEDQPRLRSVVSYVKRGGRMTVGQQRAWDELWPAVGRTVGELPDGKLDFAAWFGREAPVLIEIGSGMGETTSQLAAAAPELNYVAVEVYDPGLGQLMLRAEKLGVENLRLLHGDAVVLLTEHVEPGTLHGVRLFFPDPWPKKKHHKRRIVSPSFAALVASRLAPGGTFHMATDWENYAEQMLEVCSAEPALKNRYDGWAPRPEWRPVTKFEQRADVEGRVSHDLIFEKR, encoded by the coding sequence GTGGAGAACGAGGACCAACCCCGGCTGCGCAGCGTCGTCAGCTACGTGAAGCGCGGCGGCCGGATGACCGTCGGGCAGCAACGCGCGTGGGACGAGCTGTGGCCGGCAGTGGGCCGCACCGTCGGTGAGCTGCCCGACGGGAAACTGGACTTCGCCGCGTGGTTCGGCCGCGAGGCGCCGGTGCTGATCGAGATCGGCTCCGGCATGGGCGAGACGACGTCGCAGCTGGCCGCGGCGGCACCGGAGCTGAACTACGTCGCGGTCGAGGTCTACGACCCCGGCTTGGGGCAGCTGATGCTGCGCGCCGAAAAGCTGGGCGTCGAGAACCTGCGGCTGCTGCACGGCGACGCCGTCGTCCTGCTGACCGAGCACGTCGAGCCGGGGACGCTGCACGGTGTCCGGCTGTTCTTCCCGGACCCGTGGCCGAAGAAGAAGCACCACAAGCGGCGGATCGTGTCGCCGTCGTTCGCCGCGCTCGTGGCGTCGCGGCTCGCGCCCGGCGGCACCTTCCACATGGCGACCGACTGGGAGAACTACGCCGAGCAGATGCTCGAGGTCTGCTCCGCCGAACCCGCGTTGAAGAACCGGTACGACGGCTGGGCGCCGCGGCCGGAGTGGCGGCCGGTGACGAAGTTCGAGCAGCGCGCGGACGTCGAAGGCCGCGTCTCGCACGACCTCATCTTCGAGAAGCGCTAG
- a CDS encoding ABC transporter permease → MNSLQIALRVLKVDRRTRTSAILTAIGVAVATGLVLLLATLPFATQHREQRALWQGEHHSGYQLDGPQKILFNSSKDYFDGQQIMRVDVALTGGATPGSIQLPAGVPQLPGPGETVVSPALGRLLQAHSADQLGDRFGKPVGALGEDGLRFPEQLVALVGHTPDAMPENAYPIAGFPAGKASADGLLTLLSWVGIIVLLVPSLVLVASSARLTAARRERRLAAIRLAGATPGQVTNMVAAETTLSAGIGAVLGLLISPALHGLASFVPWAGGTWLASDFALPVGLTVFIAVAIPVLVVLAGILGLRRVLKNPLFATGGHTKKPLHWWRLLALPAAGLFFLVAVTTAKDSGGITMVMAGLFLLVGSAAIVGPWVTSAVGGTFVRIWRRPSSLLAGRRLRDDPKSAYRASAGIVLAVFAGSMALTLLPTFESMAGGGRSFQDSVLYVDTDAQHAGKIVDQANVSLAKYGQSEKAVAVGEIYLVQGESSHRSGHRALVMTCADAVKLTRFGLTAENCTGGPAVFGESALDLAQYKIADNWEGPASPVKSGTRAEAVHLPDPDLAGTSIIEPAALPDGFTPQYVTVVAPTTDANREVVRTALAAPAAGEEVGSRDQYLFNQQTELGDLRRVTVIGLVAAGILAGCSAAVATAGSVMDRRRTFGALMAAGTPVRVLARALRMEAALPALVATIGAGIVGVLVGVGLYSMVDPRGIVLSPWLLAPVVLGVGVALLGASVCTPALKRVQAEPLAEE, encoded by the coding sequence GTGAACTCGCTCCAGATCGCCCTGCGGGTGCTGAAAGTCGACCGGCGGACCCGGACGTCGGCGATCCTCACCGCGATCGGGGTGGCCGTCGCGACCGGGCTGGTGCTGCTGCTGGCGACGCTGCCGTTCGCCACGCAGCACCGCGAGCAGCGCGCCCTCTGGCAGGGCGAACACCACTCCGGCTACCAGCTCGACGGCCCGCAGAAGATCCTCTTCAACTCGTCGAAGGACTACTTCGACGGCCAGCAGATCATGCGCGTCGACGTCGCACTGACCGGCGGCGCGACACCCGGGTCCATCCAGCTGCCCGCGGGGGTGCCGCAGCTGCCGGGGCCGGGCGAGACCGTCGTGTCGCCCGCGCTCGGCCGGCTGCTGCAGGCCCACTCGGCCGACCAGCTCGGCGACCGGTTCGGCAAGCCGGTGGGCGCGCTGGGCGAGGACGGGCTCCGCTTCCCGGAGCAGCTCGTCGCGCTCGTCGGGCACACGCCCGACGCGATGCCGGAGAACGCCTACCCGATCGCGGGCTTCCCCGCCGGGAAGGCGAGCGCGGACGGCCTGCTGACGCTGCTGTCCTGGGTCGGGATCATCGTGCTGCTGGTGCCGAGCCTGGTGCTGGTCGCGTCGTCGGCGCGGCTGACCGCGGCCCGGCGTGAGCGACGGCTCGCCGCGATCCGGCTGGCCGGCGCGACGCCGGGGCAGGTCACGAACATGGTGGCCGCCGAGACGACGTTGTCCGCGGGCATCGGCGCCGTGCTCGGCCTGCTGATCAGCCCGGCCCTGCACGGCCTCGCGTCGTTCGTGCCGTGGGCCGGTGGCACCTGGCTCGCGTCCGACTTCGCGCTGCCGGTCGGCCTGACGGTGTTCATCGCCGTGGCCATCCCGGTGCTCGTGGTGCTGGCCGGGATCCTCGGCCTGCGCCGCGTGCTCAAGAACCCGCTGTTCGCGACCGGCGGCCACACGAAGAAGCCGTTGCACTGGTGGCGGCTGCTGGCCCTGCCCGCGGCCGGGCTGTTCTTCCTCGTCGCGGTGACGACGGCGAAGGACTCCGGCGGCATCACGATGGTCATGGCGGGCCTGTTCCTGCTGGTCGGCTCGGCCGCGATCGTCGGGCCGTGGGTGACGTCGGCGGTGGGCGGCACGTTCGTCCGGATCTGGCGGCGGCCGTCCTCGCTCCTCGCCGGTCGCCGCCTGCGTGACGACCCGAAGAGCGCCTACCGGGCCTCCGCCGGGATCGTGCTCGCGGTGTTCGCCGGGTCGATGGCGCTGACACTGCTGCCGACGTTCGAGTCGATGGCCGGCGGCGGGCGGTCCTTCCAGGACTCCGTCCTCTACGTCGACACCGACGCCCAGCACGCCGGCAAGATCGTCGACCAGGCCAACGTCTCCCTGGCGAAGTACGGCCAGTCCGAGAAGGCGGTCGCCGTGGGCGAGATCTACCTGGTCCAGGGCGAGAGCTCGCACCGCAGCGGCCACCGAGCACTGGTCATGACCTGCGCCGACGCCGTCAAGCTGACCCGGTTCGGGCTCACCGCCGAGAACTGCACCGGCGGTCCGGCCGTCTTCGGCGAGTCGGCGCTCGACCTGGCGCAGTACAAGATCGCCGACAACTGGGAAGGGCCGGCCTCGCCCGTCAAGTCGGGGACGCGGGCGGAAGCGGTCCACCTGCCCGACCCGGACCTGGCCGGCACGTCGATCATCGAACCGGCCGCGCTGCCGGACGGCTTCACGCCCCAGTACGTCACCGTCGTCGCGCCGACCACCGACGCGAACCGCGAGGTCGTCCGGACGGCGCTGGCCGCGCCGGCCGCCGGCGAGGAGGTCGGCAGCCGCGACCAGTACCTGTTCAACCAGCAGACCGAGCTCGGCGACCTGCGCCGCGTCACGGTGATCGGGCTGGTCGCGGCGGGGATCCTGGCCGGTTGCAGTGCCGCGGTCGCGACCGCGGGTTCGGTGATGGACCGCCGCCGGACGTTCGGGGCGCTGATGGCCGCCGGCACGCCGGTGCGGGTGCTCGCGAGGGCGCTGCGGATGGAGGCCGCGCTGCCCGCGCTGGTCGCCACCATCGGGGCGGGAATCGTCGGGGTACTCGTCGGTGTTGGGCTCTACAGCATGGTCGACCCACGCGGCATCGTGCTGAGCCCGTGGCTCCTGGCACCGGTGGTGCTCGGGGTCGGGGTGGCCCTGCTCGGCGCGTCGGTCTGCACGCCCGCTCTCAAGCGGGTCCAGGCCGAGCCGCTGGCCGAGGAATAG
- a CDS encoding ABC transporter ATP-binding protein has product MDPNTPQWTNGPVLSGRGLVKRYGAQYALAGIDIDIQPGDAVAIVGPSGSGKTSLLHVLAGILRADDGQILLAGQRIDHLGEKKRSELRRTEFGFVFQSGMLVAELSAEENVALPSLLAGLGRKEAIDAGRLWLSRLGLAGKERRRPGELSGGEAQRVAIARALTHRPKVIFADEPTGALDTRTGRDTMDALLGAAHETGAAVLVVTHDRELAESMPKTVAIRDGLIATRQAA; this is encoded by the coding sequence GTGGACCCGAACACTCCACAGTGGACGAATGGGCCGGTGCTGTCCGGCCGTGGGCTGGTGAAGCGCTACGGCGCGCAGTACGCCCTGGCCGGCATCGACATCGACATCCAGCCGGGCGACGCCGTCGCGATCGTCGGGCCGTCCGGCTCCGGCAAGACGTCGCTGCTGCACGTCCTGGCCGGCATCCTCCGGGCCGACGACGGGCAGATCCTCCTGGCCGGGCAACGGATCGACCACCTCGGCGAGAAGAAGCGCAGCGAGCTGCGCCGCACCGAGTTCGGCTTCGTCTTCCAGTCGGGGATGCTGGTCGCGGAGCTGTCGGCCGAAGAGAACGTCGCGCTGCCTTCGCTGCTGGCCGGGCTCGGCCGCAAGGAGGCCATCGACGCCGGCCGCCTGTGGCTTTCGCGCCTCGGCCTGGCCGGCAAGGAGCGCCGCCGCCCGGGCGAGCTGTCCGGCGGCGAGGCCCAGCGCGTCGCGATCGCGCGGGCGCTGACCCACCGGCCGAAGGTGATCTTCGCCGACGAGCCGACCGGCGCGCTCGACACGCGCACCGGCCGCGACACGATGGACGCCCTGCTCGGCGCCGCCCACGAGACGGGTGCCGCGGTGCTCGTGGTGACCCATGACCGCGAGCTGGCCGAGTCGATGCCGAAGACCGTCGCGATCCGCGACGGCCTGATCGCGACGAGGCAGGCGGCGTGA
- a CDS encoding sensor histidine kinase, with the protein MTAAPPPNTLYARTAALVRRIGVPSAVLFAALLFDVVFTTQAALDDNGPKFVDFGLIPGILAMVGCALWAQKRAAVAGVAGAVVLVFSTLFIYAFRVPAYSSVLPKVTITEVVAGVQMAYYVTRRARAGVAFCVLGSLVVGGLVAVFGRYRGVRDIDAGTASQGLLFGLLLLAGAVVPAITLRDRGPKGDPRTRKLQRVNELAMGQWPLIGLLGFALLFEFGYTYSSNARGFPILFCSLVAAVIAVLSPRRPADALLGIGGILLVSAVVTPFLHLRYDYPMPGGVPFVQVIAAMGVIVNLTRARGLSQSWPRIGILSAVVALGAILNSNQPRGIQADPQTLSILAFAAALLLGISIAVGLMLRSRDSERTTVVQSAVADAQTAERMALARELHDVVAHHVTGIVVQAQAARMMAEKNPQIAVEAMGRIENAGVEALAAMRRLVRSMRGDAPAGSSEFSEQATTDLGADLRKLVETANHGVPTSMHLDLPPDLPHEVGRSALRLVQESLTNVGKHASDATDAFVLAEVVSNAASAGGSASAGGSELHLRVTDNGHLTARRPAGGSGGYGLVGMRERVALLKGRLSAGRGPDGGWRVEAWLPLAAGEGDE; encoded by the coding sequence GTGACCGCCGCGCCCCCGCCGAACACGCTCTACGCACGCACCGCCGCACTGGTGCGGCGCATCGGCGTCCCCTCGGCCGTCCTGTTCGCCGCCCTGCTCTTCGACGTCGTCTTCACCACGCAGGCCGCGCTCGACGACAACGGCCCCAAGTTCGTCGACTTCGGGTTGATCCCCGGCATCCTCGCGATGGTCGGTTGTGCGCTGTGGGCCCAGAAGCGGGCCGCCGTCGCCGGGGTGGCCGGCGCCGTGGTCCTGGTGTTCTCCACCCTTTTCATCTACGCGTTCCGCGTGCCCGCGTACTCCAGCGTGCTGCCGAAGGTGACCATCACCGAGGTCGTGGCCGGGGTGCAGATGGCCTACTACGTGACCCGCCGCGCGCGGGCCGGCGTGGCGTTCTGCGTGCTCGGCTCGCTGGTCGTCGGCGGTCTCGTCGCGGTCTTCGGCCGGTACCGGGGCGTCCGGGACATCGACGCGGGCACGGCTTCCCAGGGATTGCTGTTCGGCCTGCTGCTGCTCGCCGGGGCGGTGGTGCCGGCCATCACGCTGCGGGACCGCGGCCCGAAGGGCGATCCGCGGACGCGGAAGCTGCAGCGGGTGAACGAGCTGGCCATGGGGCAGTGGCCGCTGATCGGCCTGCTCGGGTTCGCGCTGCTGTTCGAGTTCGGCTACACGTATTCGAGCAACGCCCGCGGGTTCCCGATCCTGTTCTGCTCGCTCGTCGCGGCCGTCATCGCGGTGCTGTCCCCGCGACGGCCGGCGGACGCGCTCCTCGGCATCGGCGGAATCCTGCTGGTGTCCGCGGTCGTCACGCCGTTCCTGCACCTGCGTTACGACTACCCGATGCCGGGCGGGGTTCCGTTCGTGCAGGTCATCGCCGCGATGGGCGTGATCGTGAACCTGACTCGCGCGCGCGGGCTGAGCCAGTCGTGGCCGCGGATCGGCATCCTGTCGGCCGTCGTCGCCCTCGGCGCGATCCTCAACTCGAACCAGCCCCGGGGCATCCAGGCCGACCCGCAAACGCTGTCGATCCTGGCCTTCGCCGCGGCGCTGCTGCTCGGCATCTCGATCGCCGTCGGCCTGATGCTGCGGTCGCGGGACTCCGAGCGCACCACGGTCGTCCAGTCGGCGGTGGCCGACGCGCAGACCGCCGAGCGGATGGCGCTGGCCCGCGAGCTGCACGACGTCGTCGCCCACCACGTCACCGGGATCGTCGTGCAGGCCCAGGCCGCGCGGATGATGGCCGAGAAGAACCCGCAGATCGCGGTCGAGGCGATGGGCCGGATCGAGAACGCCGGGGTCGAGGCGCTCGCGGCGATGCGGCGGCTGGTCCGCTCGATGCGCGGTGACGCGCCGGCGGGGTCGAGCGAGTTCAGCGAGCAGGCCACCACGGATCTGGGCGCCGACCTGCGGAAGCTGGTCGAGACCGCCAACCACGGCGTGCCGACGTCGATGCACCTCGACCTGCCGCCGGACCTGCCGCACGAGGTCGGCCGCTCGGCGCTGCGGCTGGTCCAGGAGTCGCTGACGAACGTCGGCAAGCACGCCTCGGACGCGACGGACGCGTTCGTCCTGGCCGAAGTCGTGTCCAATGCCGCCTCCGCGGGAGGGAGTGCGTCGGCGGGCGGCTCCGAACTGCACCTGCGGGTGACGGACAACGGGCACCTGACGGCGCGACGGCCCGCCGGCGGATCGGGCGGCTACGGTCTGGTCGGGATGCGCGAGCGCGTCGCACTGCTCAAAGGACGGCTGTCGGCCGGGCGCGGCCCGGACGGTGGCTGGCGGGTCGAAGCTTGGCTGCCGCTGGCCGCCGGGGAAGGGGACGAGTGA
- a CDS encoding response regulator transcription factor: MIRVLIADDQEMVRMGFRMILDAQEDIEVVADVADGVSAVSKARELRPDVCLLDIRMPGLDGLEVTRQLAGPDVIDPLKVVVVTTFDLDEYVHTALRNGAHGFLLKDAGPALLIEAVRAADRGDALVSPQITIRLLKHFDGGSARPKAAPPSEPLTAREMDVVKAAASGLTNTEIGAELFLSLSTVKTHLASVQGKIGARNRVEIAAWAWRSGVVS; the protein is encoded by the coding sequence GTGATCCGGGTACTGATCGCCGACGACCAGGAGATGGTGCGGATGGGCTTCCGCATGATCCTGGACGCGCAGGAGGACATCGAGGTCGTCGCCGACGTCGCGGACGGCGTCTCGGCGGTGTCGAAGGCCCGCGAGCTGCGCCCGGACGTCTGCCTGCTCGACATCCGCATGCCCGGCCTCGACGGGCTCGAGGTCACCCGGCAGCTGGCCGGCCCGGACGTGATCGACCCGCTGAAGGTGGTCGTGGTCACGACGTTCGACCTCGACGAGTACGTGCACACGGCGTTGCGCAACGGCGCTCACGGGTTCTTGCTGAAGGACGCGGGCCCGGCGCTGCTGATCGAAGCGGTCCGCGCGGCCGACCGCGGCGACGCGCTGGTCTCGCCCCAGATCACCATCCGCCTGCTCAAGCACTTCGACGGCGGCTCGGCCCGCCCGAAGGCGGCACCGCCGTCGGAGCCGTTGACCGCACGGGAGATGGACGTCGTCAAGGCGGCGGCGAGCGGGCTGACGAACACCGAGATCGGCGCCGAGCTGTTCCTGTCGCTGTCCACGGTGAAGACGCACCTGGCTTCGGTGCAGGGCAAGATCGGCGCCCGCAACCGCGTGGAGATCGCGGCGTGGGCGTGGCGGAGTGGAGTCGTCTCGTAA
- a CDS encoding amidohydrolase family protein: MQRRFHAPVVLPADASCSLLRDAVVDVDADGRISHCGPAATAPESAAPVTTLTGILLPGLVNTHAHSPMTLLRGMGGDLPLLPWLNEIIWPAEAKLRPEDVRTGMLLGSVEMLRHGVTTSAEMYFEGEQLVDAVLTTGGRVLVAPPVMELPGLDWRAQLAAIERWIDTDGLRFGPGDRIELGYGPHSAYMLSSEGLRATAESAASRGALVQIHVAEAAAEDLSVREVHGSVPALLQKLGMLDGRVLAAHAIHLSDSDIALFAQYGVGMAHCPGSNAKLASGIARIADLRAAGVAVGLGTDGPASNDDIDLWEELQLSAMFARLATGDSTVLTAADVFLLATRGGASALGRDDIGALEPGRWADLVHIDLDDPAFACGVDVPDVQLLSNLVWAAGSRRVRDVWVAGEQVVADGESLRVDRAKVQAGVAETATRLRA; this comes from the coding sequence ATGCAACGCCGTTTCCACGCCCCTGTCGTTCTCCCCGCCGACGCGTCCTGTTCGCTCCTGCGTGACGCGGTCGTCGATGTGGACGCCGACGGGCGCATCTCCCACTGCGGACCGGCGGCCACCGCCCCCGAGTCCGCCGCACCGGTCACCACCCTGACCGGCATCCTGCTGCCCGGCCTGGTCAACACGCACGCGCACAGCCCGATGACGCTGCTGCGCGGCATGGGCGGCGACCTGCCGCTGCTGCCCTGGCTCAACGAGATCATCTGGCCCGCCGAAGCAAAGCTGCGGCCGGAGGACGTCCGCACCGGCATGCTGCTCGGCTCGGTCGAGATGCTGCGCCACGGCGTCACGACCAGCGCCGAGATGTACTTCGAAGGCGAGCAGCTGGTCGACGCCGTCCTCACGACGGGCGGGCGCGTGCTCGTCGCGCCGCCGGTGATGGAGCTGCCCGGGCTCGACTGGCGGGCCCAGCTGGCCGCGATCGAGCGCTGGATCGACACCGACGGCCTCCGCTTCGGCCCGGGCGACCGGATCGAGCTGGGCTACGGCCCGCACTCGGCGTACATGCTCTCTTCGGAGGGGTTGCGCGCGACGGCGGAGTCGGCGGCCTCACGCGGTGCACTGGTGCAGATCCACGTCGCCGAGGCGGCTGCCGAGGATCTTTCGGTCCGCGAAGTCCACGGCTCGGTGCCCGCTTTGCTGCAGAAGCTCGGCATGCTGGACGGCCGGGTGCTGGCGGCGCACGCGATCCACCTGTCGGACTCGGACATCGCGCTGTTCGCCCAGTACGGCGTCGGCATGGCGCACTGCCCCGGCTCGAACGCGAAGCTGGCTTCGGGGATCGCGCGCATCGCGGACCTGCGGGCGGCGGGCGTCGCGGTCGGCCTCGGCACCGACGGCCCGGCGTCCAACGACGACATCGACCTGTGGGAGGAGCTGCAGCTCTCGGCGATGTTCGCCCGCCTGGCGACCGGCGACTCGACGGTACTGACCGCGGCCGACGTCTTCCTGCTGGCCACCCGCGGCGGCGCGTCGGCGCTGGGCCGCGACGACATCGGGGCGCTGGAGCCGGGCCGGTGGGCCGACCTGGTGCACATCGACCTGGACGACCCGGCTTTCGCTTGTGGCGTGGACGTCCCGGACGTGCAGCTGCTGTCGAACCTCGTCTGGGCGGCGGGGTCGCGACGGGTCCGGGACGTGTGGGTCGCGGGCGAGCAGGTCGTCGCCGACGGCGAGTCGCTTCGCGTGGATCGGGCGAAGGTGCAGGCCGGGGTGGCCGAGACCGCCACCCGGCTGCGGGCTTGA
- a CDS encoding SDR family oxidoreductase: MTDLPLALVTGASRGIGKAVAHQLAPTHRVLLGGRDAAALEALAKELPGAKPWPVELTNADSLASAVADIASLDVLVHSAGVARIGRIEEASAQAWRDNFEVNTLAVVELTRLLLPALRAARGHVVVVNSGAGRNARPGWSPYAASKFAVRAFADALREEEPEIRVTSVYPGRTDTEMQQEIFKGEGRDYDTSHLLKADSVATAVVTAVSATPDAHQTEVILRPR, encoded by the coding sequence ATGACGGATCTTCCCCTCGCCCTCGTCACCGGTGCTTCCCGCGGCATCGGCAAGGCGGTCGCCCACCAGCTGGCCCCGACCCACCGCGTTCTCCTCGGCGGCCGGGACGCGGCCGCCCTCGAGGCGCTGGCGAAGGAGCTTCCCGGCGCGAAGCCGTGGCCCGTCGAGCTGACCAACGCGGACTCGCTGGCCTCGGCGGTCGCGGACATCGCGTCGTTGGACGTCCTGGTCCACTCGGCCGGCGTCGCTCGCATCGGCCGCATCGAGGAGGCATCGGCTCAGGCGTGGCGGGACAACTTCGAGGTCAACACCCTCGCCGTCGTCGAGCTGACCCGCCTGCTGCTCCCCGCCCTCCGCGCGGCCCGCGGGCACGTCGTCGTGGTCAACTCCGGCGCCGGCCGCAACGCACGTCCGGGCTGGTCGCCGTACGCGGCGAGCAAGTTCGCCGTCCGCGCCTTCGCCGATGCCCTGCGCGAGGAGGAGCCCGAGATCCGCGTGACCTCGGTCTACCCCGGCCGCACGGACACGGAGATGCAGCAGGAGATCTTCAAGGGCGAAGGCCGCGACTACGACACGTCGCACCTGCTGAAGGCGGACTCGGTGGCGACCGCGGTGGTGACAGCGGTGTCGGCCACCCCGGACGCCCACCAGACAGAGGTCATCCTCCGACCGCGCTGA